One genomic segment of Amycolatopsis granulosa includes these proteins:
- a CDS encoding helix-turn-helix domain-containing protein, whose translation MTNPAGASHDAPALPGRPCSIAAALHLVGDKWALLAIRELTLGNHRFIEIARDTGAPRDRLAARLRGLEAAGVVERQQYSEHPPRFEYHLTEAGRDLGMVLQALRSWGDRWAVDEPPVVFEHTCGHPLDAALMCRHCGAEVVPGDVHAHSGAGTDEH comes from the coding sequence GTGACGAACCCAGCCGGCGCTTCGCACGATGCGCCCGCCCTGCCGGGACGGCCGTGCTCCATCGCGGCGGCCCTGCACCTCGTGGGGGACAAGTGGGCGCTGCTCGCCATCCGCGAGCTCACCCTCGGCAACCACCGGTTCATCGAGATCGCACGGGACACCGGTGCGCCGCGCGACCGGCTGGCGGCACGGCTACGCGGCCTGGAAGCGGCCGGTGTCGTCGAGCGACAGCAGTACAGCGAGCACCCGCCGCGCTTCGAGTACCACCTCACCGAGGCCGGGCGCGATCTCGGCATGGTGCTGCAGGCCCTGCGCAGCTGGGGTGACCGCTGGGCCGTGGACGAGCCACCGGTCGTGTTCGAGCACACGTGCGGGCACCCGCTCGACGCGGCCCTCATGTGCCGGCACTGCGGTGCCGAAGTGGTCCCGGGCGACGTCCACGCGCACAGCGGCGCCGGCACGGACGAGCACTGA
- a CDS encoding transcriptional repressor — MRSDIEAQLRSVSLRVTRPRVAVLAALRDHPHVDTETVIELVRADHPAVSHQAVYDVLRALTDAGLVRRIQPAGANARYETRVGDNHHHVVCRSCGAIADVDCTVGHAPCLTASDDHGYVIDEAEVVFWGTCPNCSAEPHPDEPPARKAGK; from the coding sequence GTGAGGTCGGACATCGAGGCGCAGCTGCGGTCCGTCTCGTTGCGCGTGACCCGGCCCCGGGTGGCCGTGCTCGCCGCGCTGCGCGACCATCCGCACGTCGACACCGAAACGGTGATCGAGCTGGTGCGGGCCGACCACCCGGCGGTCTCCCACCAGGCGGTCTACGACGTGCTGCGGGCGCTCACGGACGCGGGACTGGTGCGCCGCATCCAGCCCGCCGGCGCGAACGCCCGCTACGAGACCCGCGTGGGGGACAACCACCACCACGTCGTGTGCCGCTCGTGCGGCGCGATCGCCGATGTCGACTGCACCGTCGGCCACGCCCCGTGTCTCACCGCCTCCGACGACCACGGTTACGTGATCGACGAGGCGGAGGTCGTCTTTTGGGGCACCTGCCCCAACTGCTCGGCCGAACCCCACCCCGATGAACCGCCAGCTCGGAAGGCAGGTAAATGA
- a CDS encoding LLM class flavin-dependent oxidoreductase — translation MNTRSGRLRVGLALDGAGWHPCAWQVTSVDRPADLFGAAFWTGLARRAEAGGAAFVTVEDGISLQSERFGTPDRRGDQVRGRLDPVVAAALLLSATERIEVVVSRNVTHHQPFQVAAQLASLAAIAPGRLVWRPQVSANAADAAVAGGRATPALQPEDIYVPTKIARRLHTLFDDAEDFVRAVRQLWASFPGDSLAGSADGTPRSFLDPERVGTVRAAAGRYQADGPLNVPVLATPPVAVLAHHALEPYRLAAAVADRVFVTPGEESPAEITQVLREIERLTPGAAPTEVYADVAVVLGDTAAHARQRRAELEGLAGAAWTTDTSVFTGTAAELRDLLATWAGQGLAGVRVRPAVIPEDADRVVSDLLPLLREPSAP, via the coding sequence ATGAACACACGATCCGGCCGGCTCCGCGTGGGTCTCGCGCTCGACGGGGCCGGCTGGCACCCGTGTGCCTGGCAGGTGACCTCCGTCGACCGCCCCGCCGACCTGTTCGGCGCCGCGTTCTGGACCGGCCTGGCGCGTCGCGCGGAGGCCGGCGGTGCCGCGTTCGTGACGGTCGAGGACGGCATCAGCCTGCAGAGCGAACGGTTCGGTACCCCCGACCGGCGCGGCGACCAGGTGCGCGGCCGGCTCGATCCGGTGGTGGCCGCCGCGCTGCTGCTGTCGGCGACCGAACGGATCGAGGTGGTGGTCTCCCGCAACGTGACGCACCACCAGCCGTTCCAGGTCGCCGCGCAGCTCGCGTCGCTGGCCGCGATCGCCCCCGGCCGGCTGGTGTGGCGGCCGCAGGTGTCCGCTAACGCGGCGGACGCCGCGGTCGCCGGCGGCCGCGCCACCCCCGCCCTGCAACCCGAGGACATCTACGTCCCGACGAAGATCGCCCGCCGGCTGCACACCCTGTTCGACGATGCCGAGGACTTCGTGCGGGCGGTCCGCCAGTTGTGGGCGAGCTTTCCCGGCGACAGCCTGGCCGGTTCCGCTGACGGCACACCCCGGTCCTTCCTGGACCCGGAGCGGGTGGGGACCGTCCGCGCGGCAGCGGGCCGCTACCAGGCGGACGGCCCGCTGAACGTGCCGGTGCTCGCGACACCACCGGTGGCGGTGCTCGCCCACCACGCCCTCGAGCCGTACCGGCTGGCCGCGGCCGTGGCCGACCGGGTGTTCGTCACGCCGGGGGAGGAGTCGCCCGCGGAGATCACCCAGGTGCTGCGCGAGATCGAACGGCTCACGCCGGGTGCCGCACCGACCGAGGTGTACGCCGACGTGGCGGTGGTCCTGGGGGACACCGCCGCGCACGCCCGGCAGCGGCGCGCGGAACTGGAGGGCCTCGCCGGGGCCGCGTGGACCACCGACACGAGCGTGTTCACCGGCACCGCGGCCGAATTGCGGGACCTGCTCGCGACCTGGGCCGGTCAGGGCCTCGCCGGGGTCCGGGTGCGGCCCGCCGTGATCCCCGAGGACGCCGACCGCGTCGTCAGCGATCTCCTGCCGCTGCTGCGGGAGCCGTCCGCGCCCTGA
- a CDS encoding zinc-dependent alcohol dehydrogenase — MNKLSVEDVRDPEIRNGEDVIVRVTASTTCGSDLHLIGGYVPAMEAGDVLGHEFLGEVVEVGPGVRRHRVGDRVVVASFIGCGRCWYCRNDLWSLCDNSNTNPGIAAMIYGYEPGGIFGYSHAMGGFQGSHAEYIRVPFADYGAFTVPEGLDDDAALFASDSVPTGWMGADLGGVKAGDVVAVWGCGAVGQMAARAAILLGAERVISIDRYPERLAMTERHIGSETIDYTSTDVGAELRERTGGRGPDVCIEAVGMEAHTTGPEQRYDQVKQQLRLQTERPAAVREAIHACRKGGTVFVLGVFGGVVDKFPLGAVINNGLTIRGAQQHGQRYIPMLLERMAAGQIPTRHLVTHALPLTDGPKGYDLFKHKKDGCVRAVFHPGG; from the coding sequence GTGAACAAGCTTTCGGTCGAGGACGTGCGGGATCCGGAGATCCGCAACGGGGAGGACGTGATCGTCCGGGTCACCGCGAGCACCACGTGCGGTTCCGACCTGCACCTGATCGGCGGTTACGTCCCAGCGATGGAGGCCGGGGACGTGCTGGGCCACGAGTTCCTCGGCGAGGTGGTCGAGGTCGGCCCGGGCGTGCGGCGGCACCGGGTGGGCGACCGGGTGGTGGTGGCGTCGTTCATCGGCTGCGGCCGCTGCTGGTACTGCCGCAACGACCTGTGGTCGCTGTGCGACAACAGCAACACCAACCCCGGGATCGCCGCGATGATCTACGGCTACGAGCCGGGCGGGATCTTCGGCTACTCGCACGCGATGGGTGGTTTCCAGGGCAGCCACGCCGAGTACATCCGGGTCCCCTTCGCCGACTACGGAGCCTTCACGGTGCCCGAGGGGCTGGACGACGACGCGGCGCTGTTCGCCTCCGACTCGGTCCCCACCGGCTGGATGGGAGCGGACCTGGGCGGGGTCAAGGCGGGCGACGTCGTGGCCGTGTGGGGTTGCGGCGCGGTCGGGCAGATGGCGGCCAGGGCGGCGATCCTGCTCGGCGCGGAACGCGTGATCTCCATCGACCGCTACCCGGAACGGCTCGCCATGACCGAGCGGCACATCGGGTCCGAGACCATCGACTACACCAGCACCGACGTCGGCGCCGAGCTGCGCGAGCGCACCGGCGGCCGCGGCCCGGACGTGTGCATCGAGGCGGTCGGCATGGAGGCGCACACCACCGGGCCGGAGCAGCGCTACGACCAGGTGAAGCAGCAGCTGCGGCTGCAGACCGAGCGGCCGGCGGCGGTGCGGGAGGCGATCCACGCCTGCCGCAAGGGCGGCACCGTGTTCGTGCTCGGCGTGTTCGGCGGCGTGGTGGACAAGTTCCCGCTCGGTGCCGTCATCAACAACGGGCTGACCATCCGGGGCGCCCAGCAGCACGGGCAGCGCTACATCCCGATGCTGCTGGAACGCATGGCCGCCGGGCAGATCCCCACCCGGCACCTGGTCACGCACGCGTTGCCGCTGACCGACGGCCCGAAGGGATACGACCTGTTCAAACACAAGAAGGACGGCTGCGTCCGGGCGGTCTTCCACCCCGGCGGGTGA
- a CDS encoding glyoxalase produces the protein MTSIDAITLEVADLPAAERFYATAFGLGDELRLRAAREPSTGFRGFTLSLLVSQPADVHALTGAAREAGATVLEPATKSLWGYGGVVQAPDGTIWKIATSAKKDTGPATGRIDAVVLLLGVADVAASKRFYAGRGFRVAKSFGRVYAEFEPGEGRVKLALYRRRALAKTSRVSPEGTGSHRIAIGGAGAFTDPDGFVWETSPIAARP, from the coding sequence ATGACTTCCATCGACGCCATCACCCTCGAGGTGGCCGACCTCCCGGCTGCCGAACGCTTCTACGCCACCGCCTTCGGCCTGGGCGACGAGCTGCGGCTGCGGGCCGCCCGGGAGCCGAGCACCGGCTTCCGCGGGTTCACCCTGTCGCTGCTGGTGTCCCAGCCGGCCGACGTCCACGCCCTGACCGGTGCCGCCCGGGAAGCCGGTGCCACCGTGCTCGAGCCCGCCACGAAGTCGCTGTGGGGCTACGGCGGCGTGGTGCAGGCCCCCGACGGGACGATCTGGAAGATCGCGACATCGGCGAAGAAGGACACCGGCCCGGCCACCGGCCGGATCGACGCCGTCGTCCTCCTGCTCGGCGTGGCCGACGTGGCCGCGAGCAAGCGGTTCTACGCCGGCCGCGGGTTCCGCGTGGCGAAGAGCTTCGGCCGCGTGTACGCGGAGTTCGAGCCGGGGGAGGGCCGGGTCAAGCTCGCCCTCTACCGCCGCCGGGCCCTGGCCAAGACCTCGCGCGTGTCCCCGGAGGGCACCGGATCGCACCGGATCGCGATCGGCGGCGCCGGCGCGTTCACCGACCCGGACGGGTTCGTCTGGGAGACCAGCCCGATCGCCGCGCGGCCCTGA
- a CDS encoding MFS transporter produces the protein MHAESPTRAHGAAVLTAACLGLFTVLMQTTQTIGTLSAVQDELHLGPAQVVWIPSVYTLIVATFVLAAGALADRNGRRRVFLAGVAAMAAGGVLLVFAGSFPVVLAGQAIAGLGGALIAPSSLALLAHQFPEPARRAAAISAWAAVSGLGLAVGPIAAGLALKYTTWHAAFWVNPLLAVIAAVTALAFVPESRTAGSGLDLRGLLLGAAGVGALIYTLIEGGHTGPGSGRVITAAAIAVAALGLFVVVELRHRAPMLDLRLMRNAQYSAALVLAAAVLFGFVGVSVLQVLWLQRVAGLSALAVGVQMLAEFGAFIVVSALAGLLVRRVPARWLVVAGLLAAAAGAALFTAIGPDDTFPDYLASFVLFGLGCGLANGPSTVLAVEHVPRGNEGAAAGTVNAARQLGSVLGTSVLGTLMTATLESTLAGLPPAQRPAATAPVFTDAVGTATRAAVLVLLAVCVLTTAVFVLAGRRSRSTAAPAPAAPQAVTPGERGAGA, from the coding sequence ATGCACGCTGAAAGCCCCACCCGCGCCCACGGCGCCGCGGTCCTGACCGCGGCCTGCCTGGGCCTGTTCACCGTCCTCATGCAGACCACGCAGACGATCGGCACGCTCAGCGCCGTGCAGGACGAGCTGCACCTCGGGCCCGCCCAGGTGGTGTGGATCCCCAGCGTCTACACCCTCATCGTGGCGACGTTCGTGCTGGCCGCCGGAGCGCTCGCGGACCGGAACGGGCGGCGGCGCGTGTTCCTCGCCGGGGTCGCCGCCATGGCGGCCGGCGGTGTCCTCCTGGTGTTCGCCGGGAGCTTTCCCGTCGTGCTGGCCGGGCAGGCGATCGCCGGCCTCGGTGGGGCGCTGATCGCCCCGAGCTCGCTGGCCCTGCTCGCGCACCAGTTCCCCGAACCCGCCCGTCGCGCGGCGGCGATCTCGGCCTGGGCCGCCGTCTCGGGCCTCGGCCTCGCGGTCGGGCCGATCGCCGCGGGCCTGGCCCTGAAGTACACGACGTGGCACGCGGCGTTCTGGGTGAACCCGCTCCTCGCGGTGATCGCGGCGGTGACCGCCCTCGCGTTCGTCCCCGAATCGCGCACCGCGGGCAGCGGTCTCGACCTCCGCGGTCTGCTGCTGGGGGCGGCCGGCGTCGGCGCACTGATCTACACCCTGATCGAAGGCGGTCACACCGGGCCGGGCAGCGGCCGGGTGATCACCGCCGCCGCGATCGCCGTGGCCGCCCTCGGCCTGTTCGTGGTCGTCGAGCTGCGGCACCGGGCGCCGATGCTCGACCTGCGCCTGATGCGCAACGCCCAGTACAGCGCCGCGCTGGTGCTCGCGGCCGCGGTGCTGTTCGGCTTCGTGGGCGTGTCCGTCCTGCAGGTGCTGTGGCTGCAGCGGGTGGCCGGGCTGAGCGCCCTGGCGGTCGGGGTCCAGATGCTCGCCGAGTTCGGCGCGTTCATCGTGGTCTCGGCGCTGGCCGGGCTCCTCGTGCGCCGGGTGCCGGCGCGCTGGCTGGTCGTCGCCGGACTCCTCGCCGCGGCGGCCGGCGCCGCGCTGTTCACCGCGATCGGCCCCGACGACACCTTTCCCGACTACCTCGCCTCCTTCGTCCTCTTCGGACTCGGCTGCGGCCTGGCCAACGGGCCGTCGACCGTGCTCGCCGTCGAACACGTGCCGCGGGGCAACGAAGGTGCCGCGGCGGGCACGGTCAACGCGGCCCGCCAGCTCGGCAGTGTGCTCGGTACCAGCGTCCTCGGCACGCTCATGACGGCCACACTGGAGAGCACGCTGGCGGGCCTGCCCCCGGCGCAGCGCCCGGCCGCGACGGCACCCGTGTTCACCGACGCCGTCGGCACGGCGACGCGCGCCGCCGTGCTGGTCCTGCTCGCCGTGTGCGTGCTCACCACGGCGGTGTTCGTCCTGGCCGGCCGCCGCTCGCGCAGCACGGCCGCACCGGCGCCCGCTGCCCCGCAGGCGGTGACGCCGGGGGAGCGGGGCGCTGGGGCGTGA
- a CDS encoding sugar transferase produces the protein MTGEIVTGTIVPDTRLRRAADLAVAATALVVLLPLLVVIALAIRLTSRGPAVYRQRRVGRNGRPFLIWKFRTMVANAERIGPAVSGSADPRITRVGRWLRATRLDELPQLVNLLRGDMTLIGPRPEVERFILYYTPAERRLLTVRPGILGPGALLFAAAQSQELTHAADPEAHYVAHHLHPKLELDLAYLARRGLRADLALLARTVRIVLGR, from the coding sequence GTGACCGGCGAGATCGTGACCGGCACCATCGTGCCCGACACCCGCCTGCGCCGGGCCGCCGACCTCGCCGTGGCCGCGACGGCCTTGGTCGTGCTGCTGCCGCTGCTCGTGGTCATCGCGCTCGCGATCAGGCTGACCAGCCGCGGACCCGCGGTGTACCGGCAACGCCGCGTCGGCCGGAACGGGCGCCCGTTCCTGATCTGGAAGTTCCGCACCATGGTCGCGAACGCCGAGCGCATCGGGCCGGCGGTGAGCGGCAGCGCGGACCCGCGGATCACCCGGGTCGGGCGATGGCTGCGCGCGACGCGGCTGGACGAGCTCCCGCAACTGGTCAACCTGCTGCGCGGGGACATGACCCTGATCGGGCCGCGGCCCGAGGTCGAGCGGTTCATCCTCTACTACACTCCGGCCGAGCGCCGCCTCCTGACGGTCCGCCCGGGCATCCTCGGTCCCGGCGCACTCCTGTTCGCCGCCGCGCAGAGCCAGGAGCTGACGCATGCGGCCGATCCGGAGGCGCACTACGTCGCGCACCACCTGCACCCGAAGCTGGAGCTGGATCTGGCGTACCTGGCCCGGCGCGGGCTCCGGGCCGATCTGGCCCTGCTGGCGCGGACCGTCCGGATCGTGCTCGGCCGGTGA
- a CDS encoding iron chaperone, whose product MSRSYEGFTAEERAAMKEHATEQRKAARAGSRAEKAAEAVRDVLAKIAGMRDADRVLAERVHAIVTTTAPELEPKLWYGMPCYALGGKNVLYFRPAEKFKSRYATLGFEDRANLDDGGMWATSFALIEITPEVENRIAQLVKQAVS is encoded by the coding sequence ATGAGCCGTAGCTACGAGGGATTCACCGCCGAAGAGCGCGCCGCGATGAAGGAGCACGCCACGGAGCAGCGCAAGGCCGCCCGCGCCGGGTCGCGCGCGGAGAAGGCGGCGGAAGCCGTGCGGGACGTGCTCGCCAAGATCGCCGGAATGCGTGACGCCGACCGGGTCCTGGCCGAGCGCGTGCACGCGATCGTCACGACGACCGCTCCGGAACTGGAGCCGAAGCTGTGGTACGGGATGCCCTGCTACGCGCTCGGCGGGAAGAACGTCCTCTACTTCCGGCCCGCGGAGAAGTTCAAGTCCCGCTACGCGACCCTCGGCTTCGAGGACCGCGCGAACCTGGACGACGGCGGGATGTGGGCGACCTCGTTCGCCCTGATCGAGATCACCCCCGAGGTGGAGAACCGCATCGCCCAGCTGGTGAAGCAGGCGGTCAGCTGA
- a CDS encoding PIG-L deacetylase family protein: protein MNTVLVVAAHPDDEVLGAGGTLARHVHCGDRVHALLVADGATSRYATGMAERLAKCTHRAAQVLGFASVHQLSLPDQRLDTLPLLDVTREVEKVVDRVRPEVVYTHFPGDVNADHGVVARAAWTACRPYVLPGLRLFAAFETPSSTEWAWPLAGSTFSPARFVDVSATLDGKLDAMSCYDSELRDYPHPRSLRALRERAAYWGSRVGRPAAEAFQVLREVT, encoded by the coding sequence ATGAACACGGTGCTCGTGGTGGCCGCCCATCCCGACGACGAGGTCCTCGGCGCCGGGGGCACCCTGGCCCGTCACGTCCACTGTGGAGACCGGGTGCACGCGCTGCTGGTCGCCGACGGCGCGACCAGCCGGTACGCCACCGGGATGGCGGAGAGGCTCGCCAAGTGCACGCACCGGGCGGCGCAGGTGCTCGGGTTCGCCTCGGTGCACCAGTTGTCGCTGCCGGACCAGCGGCTGGACACCCTGCCGCTGCTCGACGTCACCCGCGAGGTGGAGAAGGTGGTCGACCGGGTGCGGCCGGAGGTCGTCTACACCCATTTCCCCGGAGACGTGAACGCCGATCACGGGGTGGTGGCCAGGGCGGCCTGGACGGCCTGCCGGCCGTACGTGCTGCCCGGGCTGCGCCTGTTCGCCGCGTTCGAGACCCCCTCGTCCACGGAATGGGCCTGGCCGCTCGCGGGCAGCACGTTCAGCCCCGCGCGCTTCGTCGACGTGTCCGCCACCCTGGACGGCAAGCTCGACGCGATGTCCTGCTACGACAGCGAACTGCGCGACTACCCGCACCCGAGATCGCTGCGCGCGCTGCGGGAACGCGCCGCCTACTGGGGCAGCCGGGTGGGGCGGCCCGCGGCGGAAGCGTTCCAGGTGCTGCGGGAGGTGACGTGA
- a CDS encoding methionyl-tRNA formyltransferase, whose protein sequence is MPGPQRSPGRVVFVGAVHEALPALSTLLAHPAARVVAVLTPPAEQARQLSGAVDLAAVGGLGGVRLLRADDINAPAVVGTVRRLAPDLLVVVGWTRLLGPELLSVPARGCVGFHASLLPRHRGRAPVNWAILRGETLTGNTMLFLDPGADTGAIIDQRPVRIRPDDTCATVYERVAAAGADMLAEHLPALLAGTAPRRPQDPSDGDVLPRRTPAMGILDWNRPARAVHDWVRALTRPYPGAFSALHGNRTMIWRTRPPGESGPDGPAGTILAVDQAGVRVATSPGSVVVTSMSGPDEPPRHAADWCAERGIRPGARFAAVPPALARWARGEGPRPEVLAR, encoded by the coding sequence ATGCCCGGTCCGCAACGGTCTCCCGGCCGTGTCGTGTTCGTCGGCGCGGTCCACGAAGCGCTCCCGGCACTGTCCACTTTGCTCGCGCACCCCGCGGCGCGGGTCGTCGCGGTGCTGACGCCACCGGCGGAGCAGGCGAGGCAGCTGTCCGGTGCCGTCGACCTCGCCGCGGTGGGCGGGCTCGGCGGTGTGCGCCTGCTCCGCGCCGACGACATCAACGCGCCCGCCGTCGTGGGCACGGTGCGCCGCCTGGCGCCGGATCTGCTCGTGGTGGTGGGCTGGACCCGGTTGCTCGGCCCCGAGCTGCTGTCGGTGCCCGCCCGGGGCTGTGTCGGGTTCCACGCGTCCCTGCTCCCGCGCCACCGTGGGCGGGCCCCGGTCAACTGGGCCATCCTGCGGGGCGAGACGCTCACCGGGAACACCATGCTGTTCCTCGATCCCGGTGCCGACACCGGCGCCATCATCGACCAGCGCCCGGTGCGCATCCGGCCCGACGACACGTGCGCCACCGTGTACGAACGCGTCGCCGCCGCGGGCGCCGACATGCTCGCCGAGCACCTTCCCGCGCTGCTGGCGGGCACCGCACCCCGCCGGCCGCAGGATCCCTCCGACGGGGACGTGCTCCCCCGCCGCACCCCCGCGATGGGCATCCTCGACTGGAACCGGCCCGCCCGCGCCGTCCACGACTGGGTCCGCGCCCTCACCCGGCCCTACCCCGGCGCGTTCAGCGCGCTCCACGGGAACCGCACGATGATCTGGCGGACCCGTCCACCGGGCGAGTCCGGACCGGACGGTCCCGCGGGCACGATCCTCGCGGTGGACCAGGCCGGGGTCCGGGTCGCGACCAGCCCGGGCAGTGTCGTCGTCACCAGCATGTCCGGACCGGATGAACCGCCCCGGCACGCGGCCGACTGGTGCGCCGAACGCGGGATCCGGCCCGGCGCCCGGTTCGCGGCCGTGCCACCGGCGCTGGCGCGCTGGGCCCGGGGCGAAGGGCCGCGGCCGGAGGTGCTGGCGCGATGA
- the katG gene encoding catalase/peroxidase HPI, with the protein MSDTQDNVPSSAQGVDQKAAAGCPVAHDSVTSHGSESENPAIDSPTPKTGGRPRTNRDWWPNQLNLSVLHAHSSKSNPLGEKFSYAKEFAKLDVEALKRDVVEVLTTSQDWWPADFGHYGGLMIRMSWHSAGTYRISDGRGGAGDGAQRFAPLNSWPDNANLDKARRLLWPVKQKYGQQISWADLLVFAGNVALESMGFKTFGFGFGREDVWEPEEVFWGPEDDWLGDERYVSDAEMVPELGATEMGLIYVNPEGPRGSADFLAAAHFIRETFGRMAMNDEETVALIAGGHTFGKTHGAAVADDHVGPEPEAAPLEAQGLGWLSTHGSGAGPDTITSGLEVTWTDRPTEWSNRFFEILFGYEWELTTSPGGAKQYVAKDAPEIIPDPFDPNKKHKPTMLTTDLALRFDPVYGKISRRFLENPDEFALAFAKAWYKLLHRDMGPVSRFLGPWVPEPQLWQDPVPAVDHELVGEADIAALKAKVLESGLTTAQLVTTAWASAASFRSTDKRGGANGARIRLEPQRNWEVNQPEQLAGVLATLEGIQREFNAAGGAKISLADLIVLAGSAAVEKAAADAGVQVTVPFHPGRTDASQEQTDVESFEVLEPRADGFRNYLRAGEKLQPEVLLVDRAYMLDLTAPEMTVLVGGLRSLGANHGGARHGVLTDRPGVLTNDFFANLLSPGTRWKASESEENVYEIRDAATDELKWTATAVDLIFGSNSQLRALAEVYASDDAREKFVQDFVAAWTKVMELDRFDLA; encoded by the coding sequence ATGAGCGACACCCAGGACAACGTCCCCTCCAGCGCCCAGGGGGTGGACCAGAAGGCGGCGGCCGGCTGCCCGGTCGCGCACGACTCGGTGACCTCGCACGGCAGCGAGAGCGAGAACCCGGCGATCGACTCCCCGACGCCGAAGACGGGCGGCCGTCCGCGCACCAACCGCGACTGGTGGCCCAACCAGCTCAACCTGTCGGTGTTGCACGCGCACTCGTCCAAGAGCAACCCGCTCGGCGAGAAGTTCAGCTACGCCAAGGAGTTCGCCAAGCTCGACGTCGAGGCGCTCAAGCGGGACGTCGTCGAGGTGCTCACCACCTCGCAGGACTGGTGGCCGGCCGACTTCGGCCACTACGGCGGCCTGATGATCCGGATGAGCTGGCACTCCGCCGGTACCTACCGCATCTCCGACGGCCGCGGCGGCGCCGGTGACGGTGCCCAGCGGTTCGCGCCGCTGAACAGCTGGCCGGACAACGCCAACCTGGACAAGGCGCGCCGGCTGCTGTGGCCGGTCAAGCAGAAGTACGGCCAGCAGATCTCCTGGGCCGACCTGCTGGTGTTCGCCGGCAACGTGGCACTGGAGTCGATGGGCTTCAAGACCTTCGGCTTCGGCTTCGGCCGGGAGGACGTCTGGGAGCCGGAGGAGGTCTTCTGGGGTCCCGAGGACGACTGGCTGGGCGACGAGCGCTACGTCAGCGACGCGGAGATGGTGCCCGAGCTCGGCGCGACCGAGATGGGCCTGATCTACGTCAACCCGGAGGGTCCCCGCGGCAGCGCGGACTTCCTCGCCGCGGCGCACTTCATCCGCGAGACGTTCGGGCGCATGGCCATGAACGACGAGGAGACCGTCGCGCTGATCGCCGGTGGCCACACCTTCGGCAAGACCCACGGCGCCGCCGTCGCCGACGACCACGTCGGGCCGGAGCCGGAGGCCGCGCCGCTGGAGGCCCAGGGCCTGGGCTGGCTGAGCACGCACGGCAGCGGCGCGGGCCCGGACACGATCACCAGCGGCCTCGAGGTGACCTGGACCGACCGGCCCACCGAGTGGAGCAACCGCTTCTTCGAGATCCTCTTCGGCTACGAGTGGGAGCTCACCACCAGCCCGGGTGGCGCCAAGCAGTACGTCGCCAAGGACGCGCCGGAGATCATCCCGGACCCGTTCGACCCGAACAAGAAGCACAAGCCGACCATGCTCACCACCGACCTGGCGCTGCGCTTCGACCCGGTGTACGGGAAGATCTCCCGCCGGTTCCTGGAGAACCCGGACGAGTTCGCGCTGGCGTTCGCCAAGGCGTGGTACAAGCTGCTGCACCGCGACATGGGCCCGGTCAGCCGCTTCCTGGGGCCGTGGGTGCCGGAGCCGCAGCTGTGGCAGGACCCGGTGCCCGCCGTGGACCACGAGCTGGTGGGTGAGGCCGACATCGCCGCGCTCAAGGCGAAGGTGCTCGAGTCCGGCCTGACCACCGCGCAGCTGGTCACCACCGCGTGGGCGTCGGCGGCGAGCTTCCGGTCCACCGACAAGCGCGGTGGCGCCAACGGGGCGCGCATCCGGCTCGAGCCGCAGCGCAACTGGGAGGTCAACCAGCCCGAGCAGCTCGCCGGGGTCCTGGCGACCCTGGAGGGCATTCAGCGGGAGTTCAACGCCGCCGGCGGCGCGAAGATCTCGCTCGCCGACCTGATCGTGCTGGCCGGTTCGGCCGCGGTCGAGAAGGCGGCGGCCGATGCCGGTGTCCAGGTGACCGTGCCGTTCCACCCGGGCCGCACCGACGCCAGCCAGGAGCAGACCGACGTCGAGTCGTTCGAGGTGCTGGAGCCGCGCGCCGACGGGTTCCGCAACTACCTGCGGGCCGGCGAGAAGCTCCAGCCGGAGGTGCTGCTGGTCGACCGCGCCTACATGCTCGACCTGACGGCGCCGGAGATGACCGTCCTGGTCGGCGGTCTGCGCTCGCTCGGGGCCAACCACGGCGGCGCCCGGCACGGGGTGCTCACCGACCGGCCGGGCGTGCTCACCAACGACTTCTTCGCCAACCTGCTCTCGCCGGGCACCCGGTGGAAGGCGTCGGAGTCGGAGGAGAACGTCTACGAGATCCGGGACGCGGCGACCGACGAGCTGAAGTGGACCGCCACCGCGGTGGATCTCATCTTCGGCTCGAACTCGCAGCTGCGGGCCCTGGCCGAGGTCTACGCCAGCGACGACGCGCGCGAGAAGTTCGTGCAGGACTTCGTCGCGGCCTGGACGAAGGTCATGGAGCTCGACCGGTTCGACCTCGCCTGA